TGTATTCCCCACTCAGTATCTTCCTCTTCACTCTGgaacccctctctcctgcctacaccccctcccccctcactccctcacaccCACCCCTGTCACACGCCTCTCCACTTGGGGCAAGGGATCCATTACCAGGATATGGCTATTTCCCTGAATGTACTctcatgcacatacacagaaaTAATCATAAGTTTGGTGTGTGATTTAATTGCAGGGTGCTGTGGCATTGCGAATCCATTTGTGTGAAAAGCACCGTGCTGAATTCAGATTTGAGGGAAACAATGGTTTGTCTGGGACATGCGTAACGTGATCATCTGCAATGTACTGCAGTGGAACGTAGAAGAGCAGAGATGAAATCCAATTTTGTGGTGATAGGATGAGCCAGCGGTACACGTTCACACTTTTTTGTTATTATTCAGTTTGTATGTTTGATGTTTGTGATAGAGGATGCATCAGGATCACGAGTACAATTTTTTTCAAATCACTACAATATGTTATTTTGGCTTTAAAGATAAAGAGCCCTAACCTATCGTGCAGCGCAAAAGCCGATTAAAGGAGGTGAGGTTCATAAAATTTTACGACTCCTGTGCCACCAGGACTTACGTCATAAATCAGTAATCACTTGTCTtggtgggggctgtgtgtgcgtgcgtgcgtgcgtgtgcttgtgtgtgcatatgtctgCCTATACTGCACTCACATTTTCATTACCGTTTCCTATTAAATGAGTCAACGCATTAAACACACATTTCCAGCCAATTAGATTTCGCTACCTGCGTCTCTCTGATTTCCCACTACCGGAGTGACTGGAAACAACTTCCGCCTCATCGTTGTTTGCCAGTCCTCCTCGTCATATCCACAATGGACTGTAGGCATCTCTTAATTAGGAAAGTCACGCATACTTGGAAAGGCTTTTACAAGTACCTTCCGTTGTTGAGAAGGAGGTTGTCTCTTTTAATATGATTTCCACAAAAAGTCTGGGTATTGGGGATTTTAATGAATTACACTTACACGAGTATAAAATCATCTTCTGAAGTCACTCTGAATATTCAAAAGTTGAATTGTCCTTCTGCTTCAAGATGCACAATTGAATTAAGAGACCATGGGCATGTGGGAAGCTTTGAAATGTATGGCTTTATGGGTTTCTAATTTGAACAATTATAGTCGTACATGATTTACTAATGCAGGCGATGTCGGTGCTGAGCGAATTTACCGCGGGCAATCTCAACTCCTGTACTCTGCGTGCCCCCTACTGGCCTTTTTGTGAGGACATTTGGTGTTTTTCTGCAAAACAAACAaggtttgttttattttatttaacgtTTTATTTGCATAAATGTGTATTTGGTAGTTGCTCCAAGTTTTGTGGCATTTTAAAATGATTAAAGAGTCTTAAAAGCTATTGGAAAAGAAAAGTACCTTGACATGTTCATTGTTTTATCTCATATGTACTTCAGTTGTACACATTTACTTTAGATTCTTATTCATTTTTCTACTTTGTCTTTCCGAAATTACATTTAGGTTTGTCATTTGAAGACAGATGAGTAATAAAAAAAAGGACTTCCTTTGTGGTTGCACTTTGCACagtgaaagaagaagaaaagcggATATGACGTTAAGAAAATGGCACTCGCGATCACGGTGGACTGTAAACATATCTACTGTACCAATTTTAACTGTCTTTATTATCCACAACATGTGCTCGCATGTGTCCAGAATGCTGGGTGGTTATAAGATGTTTATTTTCAACTTGCAGGTTGATTATTGTGGAGGAGTGAGCAGAGAAACGGCGTCCAGTCGACAAATACTAGGCTATCGGTAAGGCTGGGGTTGAGTTCCCGGTTGAGTTAGTGGATCGTGAAACATAATTAGTTTGCTAACTAGTCGGCTAAACTAGTTGTTTCAGTTTtggtaaaaccttttttttatcGATTTCTCCAACTTAATGTAGGACTAGTGGAGGGGATGTGTTAATGTATTAGGTTACTAGCGAGCGGAGGCTTCTACAAAGCTTGCTAGCTACGTAGCTATCAGTCCAGGAGCTCAATATACTTTTTGTAATCTGTTTATTTGATCATTATTTACTCAGCAAGAATTATGGACAACAATGGAGAGGAGAACTCGAAGGAGGGCGTGGCTGAGCTTCGCGTGAAGGTTGAGTCGTTGAAGCAAGAATTGGAAACCTGCAGAACCGAGCTGGTGAAGTTACAGAAACAACTGACGAACTCGGAACGACTGCAGAAGAACACTGAAAGCTACAATGAAGATCTTAGAAAGCAGGTATACATGTTGAATGGCATGTTGGCATATATATCATTTCATTTAGTTTGTCAAATCCATCTCTGATTCCGTCTTTCCCGTTTTCCAGGTCGACAAGTTGAGCGCCGAGATTCATGAacgaaaaaagaaggaaaagggCAAAACCGATGCCGAGACTCAAACCGAGGAACAGACATGGACGGAAACTGGTGTGTAGTCTCTGGTGCTGCCGTCTTTGTGCTCAAGCTAGTCCCAAGTGTCTctctatgccccccccccccacccacacacacacacacacacacacacacacacacttccacagaaCAAACACCTGTTAATCCTTAAGTTGTGCTTTTCagactactacaactactactatgGAGGTTATCAGAACACTGAGGGGGCAGAAACACAGGAGAATCTTGTGACTGAAACACAGGAAGCGGCTGAACTTACTGTCGCAGTAAAGACTGAAGTTGAAACCTCCACTGAGGCGATCGTAGAAGTGCCGGTACAACATGAGGGGGGCGACCAAGTGGCTAAACCGGAGGTGTGTTTTATTAGCCAGCAGGCACATTCCCACCTCCATGTTTTTTTTGGCAGTGAAGATAGATTATCATAGAAATAATACAGAacgtttttcaaaataaaagcttgtatCAACTCAGCATGTGCTCACTTGTCTCCAGGAGGCGGACGGAGGCTCCATAGCCGACATGCTGAGGGCCACGGCGGAGCAGGCCATGACCCAGACAGGCTTCATCTTCGACGAGACCACGGGGATGTACTACGACCACAGCACAGGCTTCTACTACGACTCGGTcagagccccccccacccctctctttctccctcacagccTGTTACTGAAACTGTCCATAAAGAAATTCAAGATCGCGTCTGAAGTCATCGGTGAATGCATTTGTGATTTTCCCCTTGtcctacctctctccccccccaggtcAGCCAGTTGTACTATGACAATAACACCGGTATGTACTACTACTACGATGCCGAGAGCGGACGCTATCAGTTCCACTCCAGGATTGAAGTGTCGGCAGGGCAGGCTCCGGAGGAGGGCGCTGAGGACCACAAGGCCTCCCTGAAGAAAGGAAAGAAGTGGAAGACGGCGGGAGAGAAGTCTCTCCGCAAGGACGACAAGGTAGGGGACCTCACGAGCCAGAGAATGCAGTAGCACACAATGACGGTTCTGAACACAGCCGGCTGTGTTTGTTACACGTCCTGACGTGAACGGTAGGTAAGTGATGCGTTTTTCGGACGTCTTATTCGTCTAGCGGACGCCTTTTGTCTGAGGCTGCGTGCAAATAGATGTGCCCCCTTTTTTTTTGGACGTGTTTGTTCAGTGTGTTGGATGTTGTCGTGATGGTTGGTGGACACGAGGCCTCTGAGGCATCGCCCCTTCTTCGCAGGCTCCAAACGGGGTCTCGGTTTTCAAACGCCGGTGGTGCCAGTTCATAGTCCAGATGTAGCCGAGGTTATGTGTAGTTGACTGAACCTGATGTTCCTCTGACCTAGGTACAACAGGTGGTTAACTCATTGGCAAACATGAAGATTTCCTCTAACTGGAACAGTTCTTCCCACAGAGGTACACGTATACACCTTATACAAATTCATAAAGTAGTCAATGATACCACTTGTTTTTTACGTATTTGGAAGAATAGTGTGATTAGGGTTCATTGGGAGATGGCGAGGAGAAGGTTCTAGTTAGTCTTCATGGAGTCGCAGGGTCAGTGTAGTGGGTAAGAACTACTTCAACAATAGGCAGAAGCTAAAGGACCTCAATTCTGGACCAGGCGTTTCCTCTGAACTGACATTCAAGTCCCACCCTGCCCACGCCTTTGAAAACTGAgaccttaaaaaaacaaaacatcttcTTTACAATAAAACACGCGGCGATGCCTCACAGTCCGAGCCTTCCCACGTGTCCTGCTTCCGGACGCTTCCGGAGACGTTGAACTTCCTGTTCACTGTCTGGCGACAGGGCCCCCGAGGCGAGGACGCGAGGGCGGAGGACGAGGACGTGGAGTGGGTGGAGCGACGGGCGGCCCAGAGGGGCGGGGCGCCGCACAAGCTGAAGCGACGGTCTCCCGGCTCGGATCCCCCCTCGCGGCGAAGCGCCTCCTCGAGGTCCCGACGAAGCGGGAGCTCCGATCGCCCGGCCAAGAGGAAGAAGCAGACGAACGGCTCGCGCTCGGACGACGCGGCGAGCtctaagaagaagaaaaagaaggccAAGTCGGAGAAGCACAGCAagagcaagaagaagaagaagtcgaagaagaagaagaaggaacgGAGGGAGGACTCCAGCGGGAGCAGCGAGCCGGAGGAAGGCGAGATCACCGAGTCGGAAGGGGAATGGAAGTCCACCCCCTCCTTCTCgtcgtcttcctcttcctcgacGCCGTCCCCCTCCAGAACGAGCCCCGAGTCGGACGTGGAGAGCTACGAAGGTGAGAGACCAGGATGGAGATCTTCACACCTTCTACCTTTCTGGGGACACCTGGGCTTCGCCAGCTGAGAATTCTTCCCAGAATGCCTGGCTTTTCATACGGCAGGCAGTTCTCGATGATGCCTGTGTCTCTAAATATCAGATGGGTCTGGATCTGGCCCTGACCATAGGCTAGTTGGATGCACACGCTGGGTTTTTACAGAGCGCtgtgtgtatataaatgtattATGTTCAAATCTGGATTTGtctgtcttcccccccccccctccctccccagctgtggaggaggtgtggccTCCTTGCGTGAGGGTGACA
The Hypomesus transpacificus isolate Combined female unplaced genomic scaffold, fHypTra1 scaffold_84, whole genome shotgun sequence genome window above contains:
- the aggf1 gene encoding angiogenic factor with G patch and FHA domains 1 isoform X1, coding for MDNNGEENSKEGVAELRVKVESLKQELETCRTELVKLQKQLTNSERLQKNTESYNEDLRKQVDKLSAEIHERKKKEKGKTDAETQTEEQTWTETDYYNYYYGGYQNTEGAETQENLVTETQEAAELTVAVKTEVETSTEAIVEVPVQHEGGDQVAKPEEADGGSIADMLRATAEQAMTQTGFIFDETTGMYYDHSTGFYYDSVSQLYYDNNTGMYYYYDAESGRYQFHSRIEVSAGQAPEEGAEDHKASLKKGKKWKTAGEKSLRKDDKGPRGEDARAEDEDVEWVERRAAQRGGAPHKLKRRSPGSDPPSRRSASSRSRRSGSSDRPAKRKKQTNGSRSDDAASSKKKKKKAKSEKHSKSKKKKKSKKKKKERREDSSGSSEPEEGEITESEGEWKSTPSFSSSSSSSTPSPSRTSPESDVESYEAVEEVWPPCVRVTVVRSPVLQTGTLFIITADAPATIGREKDVDHAIRIPEMGVSKFHAEVYFDQDQQCYMLVDQGSQNGTVLNGNRILQPKTKCDPCALTHGDEVKMGDTVLSFHIHSGTDTCDGCEPGQVMAHLSKHPREDAAAAATGPAQTKEDKEMLRQKELKQMKVKYGLKSAEFEEVKALKNPRYKDRAESRRQTVGSDGVFLRDDAPASVHVEIGEVNKGRKMLEKMGWKKGEGLGKDGAGMKAPIQLKIRKSQSGLGASAALSVEDASLTRTKTQRNWEKARERFADTCQDSSQVLKTDDSKSAKPWIKAEELD